The DNA region CAACGCGAGCGCCAGCACCATTTCGCGAATCTTGCGGCCGAAACTATAGCTGTTGTTGAGGAAGATGTTGCGCGTCACCTGCTGGGTGATGGTCGATGCGCCCTGCAACCGCCTGCCCTTGCCGCGATTTTCGATCGCGACCCAGGCGGCGCGCGCCATGCCGACGGGATCGACGCCGGGATGCAGGTAGAAACGCTTGTCTTCGGTGGACACCATCGCATCGACCATGACTTGCGGAATCTGGTCGTAGCGCATCCATTGGCCGAAACTCGGCCCGAGTGAGACGATCACGCTGCCATCGGCGGCATGAACGCGGATCATCTGGCCGTTGGGGGAGGATTTCAGGCTGTCATAGCTGGGTAGCGACTGCATCGCGATCACCACCGCGATCACCACCGCCAGCAGCCCGGCCACCGCCGCCGCGAGGCCGATCTTCAGCCCGCGCAGCATCCATGTTTTCGCGCGGCCACGCGGCGCGCCCTTGCTCTTGCCTGATCCTGCCATCTGTGCCGCCCCGGATACGCGCTAATCCCGGCCCCTGCCAGCGCAAATCATGCGTCCGGCGCGGAAAAAGACCGTCGCGCTCTCCATGGGGACCGGCGCTTTACCGGGGATGAATGGGTTCAAGCAATGCCGTGTCCCTGCTCAGGCGGGAACCCCAGCGGACAAATACCGCGCGGTTAAGGCCTACTCCGCCTCGTCGCGCGGTTTGAAGTCCAGGCTGGCGCTGTTCATGCAGTAACGCAGGCCGTTGACGCCGGGACCATCGGGGAAGACATGGCCCAGATGCCCTTCGCAGGTGGCGCAGCGCACTTCGGTGCGGACCATGCCATGACTGGCGTCGCGAATCTCCTCGACCGCATCGCCATCGACCGGCGCGGTGAAGCTGGGCCAGCCCGACCCGCTGTCATACTTCTC from Sphingobium sp. HWE2-09 includes:
- the msrB gene encoding peptide-methionine (R)-S-oxide reductase MsrB, with the translated sequence MDKLNLSEAEWRKRLSPEQYHVLREAGTERAFTGPYNGNKADGVYYCAGCGAELFDADEKYDSGSGWPSFTAPVDGDAVEEIRDASHGMVRTEVRCATCEGHLGHVFPDGPGVNGLRYCMNSASLDFKPRDEAE